DNA from Marinagarivorans cellulosilyticus:
TCGAGCAGAGTTGGCCGAGCTAAAAGAGCTAATGCAATTACAAGCGAAGGCGGGAAAATAATTTGGAGAGCAGCGATACTAATACTAATGCGGTATTAGAGCCTTGGTTAGAGACTCTCTGCTTTGAAGCTGTTGAGGATGCGCTTTATCGGCACATAGAGCCTTTGCTTATGGCCGAGGGCGTAGAGTTTGATGAATATTCATTAATTCAGCATTTAGAGTCTCAAAAATTTTTTACGGGCTTAGAAAATTTACCGGCCAGTTTAGCGTTATTTGCTAAGCATTTTGTCGTCCGGCGATCGCTTTATCGTTTAAGAAAACGTTTTAGCTTGTGTGGTTGGGGGATCCGCTTTGAGCTAATGCATTTGCGTTTTTACAGGCTTGAAACAGCGGCAGGCAAAAACGTAACGCTCGCAAGCGATAGCCTAATTGCTGAGTTTTATGATGATATTGCAACTTTAGCGCAGGCCACCCCCGAGAGTGTAAATAAACTGCTAGCTGATTTTTGGGTGCGTTTTGGCGCATATCAGCGAGCTGATTCGGCCTATGACGTTTTGGGCGTACCCATTGATGCCGGCTGGCCGGAGATTCAGCAGGCTTATCGCGCATTGGCGGCCAAGCATCACCCCGATAAAGGCGGCGATGCCGATACATTTGTCGCCGTTAAAACAGCTTACGACCGCTTAAAG
Protein-coding regions in this window:
- a CDS encoding DNA-J related domain-containing protein, producing MESSDTNTNAVLEPWLETLCFEAVEDALYRHIEPLLMAEGVEFDEYSLIQHLESQKFFTGLENLPASLALFAKHFVVRRSLYRLRKRFSLCGWGIRFELMHLRFYRLETAAGKNVTLASDSLIAEFYDDIATLAQATPESVNKLLADFWVRFGAYQRADSAYDVLGVPIDAGWPEIQQAYRALAAKHHPDKGGDADTFVAVKTAYDRLKTLRSTYAAG